The genomic region CCCTAGATTGGTAATAACCAATGATGgagaaaaatcttttatggattatcGTTTATGGGTTGattattaatgtattttttccaagcagttttattccatcactttcagtttttaatttattacctataatcatttcaaaaacgtAAAACTCCAAAAATTCATAAGTTTTAATGCCCTAGGTTGATAATAACCAATGATggggaaaaatcttttatggattatcGTTTATGGGTTGATTGTCAATGTTTTTTTCCCAAGCAGTTTTATTccatcactttcagtttttaatttattacctataatcatgtcaaaaacgtaaaattccaaaaatttatagGTTTTAGTGCCCTAGCTTGATAATAACCAATGATGaggaaaaatcttttatggattatcgtttatgggttaattgttaatgttttttccCCAAGTAGTTTTATTCCATCACTTTcagtctttaatttattacctataatCATGACAAAAACGTAATAGtccaaaaatttataagttttagtgccctaggttggtaataaccaatgatgaggaaaaatcttttatggattatcGTTTATGGGTtgattgttaatgtttttttcccaagcagttttattccatcactttcagtctttaatttattacctataatCATGTCAAAAACGTAAAACTCCAAAAATTCATAAGTTTTGGTGccctaggttggtaataaccaATGATGGGGAAAAATCTGTTATGGATTATCGTTTATGGGTTGattattaatgtattttttccaagcagttttattccatcactttcagtttttaatttattacctataatcatttcaaaaacgtAAAACTCCAAAAATTCATAAGTTTTAATGCCCTAGGTTGATAATAACCAATGATggggaaaaatcttttatggattatcGTTTATGGGTTGATTGTCAATGTTTTTTTCCCAAGCAGTTTTATTccatcactttcagtttttaatttattacctataatcatgtcaaaaacgtaaaattccaaaaatttatagGTTTTAGTGCCCTAGCTTGATAATAACCAATGATGaggaaaaatcttttatggattatcgtttatgggttaattgttaatgttttttccCCAAGTAGTTTTATTCCATCACTTTcagtctttaatttattacctataatCATGACAAAAACGTAATAGtccaaaaatttataagttttagtgccctaggttggtaataaccaatgatgaggaaaaatcttttatggattatcGTTTATGGGTtgattgttaatgtttttttcccaagcagttttattccatcactttcagtctttaatttattacctataatCATGTCAAAAACGTAAAACTCCAAAAATTCATAAGTTTTGGTGccctaggttggtaataaccaatgatggggaaaaatcttttatggattatcGTTTATGGGTtgattgttaatgtttttttcccaagcagttttattccatcacttttagtctttaatttattatctataaTCATGTCAAAAACGTAAAACTCCAAAAATTCATAAGTTTTAGTGCCCTAGGTTGTTAATAACCAATGATAAGGGAACATCTTTTATGGATTCTGGTGTATGGGTTGattattaatgtattttttccactcagttttattccatcactttcagtctttaatttattacctttaatcatgtcaaaaacgtaaaattccaaaaattcaTAAGTTTTGGTGccctaggttggtaataaccaatgatggggaaaaatcttttatggattatcGTTTATGGGTtgattgttaatgtttttttcccAAGCAGTTTTATTCCATCACATTCAGTCTTTAATATATTACCTTTAATCAtgtcaaaaacgtaaaatttcaaaaattcataagttTTAGTGccctaggttggtaataaccaatgataaggaaaaatcttttatggatCATCGTTTATGGGTtgattgttaatgtttttttcccAAGCAGTTTTATTCCATCGCATTCAGTCTTTAATATATTACCTTTAATCAtgtcaaaaacgtaaaatttcaaaaattcataagttTTAGTGCCCTAGGTTGATAATAACCAATGATggggaaaaatcttttatggatCATCGTTTATGGGTtgattgttaatgtttttttctcaagcagttttattccatcactttcagtctttaatttattacctataatCATGTCAAAAACGTAAAACTCCAAAAATTTATAGGTTTTAGTGCCCTAGCTTGATAATAACCAATGATGaggaaaaatcttttatggatTCTGGTGTATGGGTTGattattaatgtattttttccactcagttttattccatcactttcagtctttaatttattacccaCAATCATGTTCAAGACGCAAAACTCCCAAAATTCGTCAGTTTTAATGCCCAAGGTTGGTAATAACCAATAATggggaaaaatcttttatggattatcGTTTATGGGTtgattgttaatgttttttccCCAAGCAGTTTTATTCCATCACTTTcagtctttaatttattacctataatCATGTCAAAAACGTAAAACTCCAAAAATTCATTAGTTTTAGTGCCCTAGGTTGGTAAATAACCAATGATaaggaaaaatcttttatggatCATCGTTTATGGGTtgattgttaatgtttttttcccAAGCAGTTTTATTCCATCACATTCAGTCTTTAATATATTACCTTTAATCAtgtcaaaaacgtaaaatttcaaaaattcataagttTTAGTGccctaggttggtaataaccaatgatgaggaaaaatcttttatggattatcGTTTATGGGTtgattgttaatgtttttttcccAAGCAGTTTTATTCCATCACATTCAGTCTTTAATATATTACCTTTAATCAtgtcaaaaacgtaaaatttcaaaaattcataagttTTAGTGccctaggttggtaataaccaatgatgaggaaaaatcttttatggattatcGTTTATGGGTtgattgttaatgtttttttcccaagcagttttattccatcactttcagtctttaatttattacctttaATCATGTCAAAAGcgtaaaattccaaaaattcaTAAGTTTTGGTGccctaggttggtaataaccaatgatggggaaaaatcttttatggattatcGTTTATGGGTtgattgttaatgtttttttcccAAGCAGTTTTATTCCATCACATTCAGTCTTTAATATATTACCTTTAATCAtgtcaaaaacgtaaaatttcaaaaattcataagttTTAGTGccctaggttggtaataaccaatgatgaggaaaaatcttttatggattatcGTTTATGGGTtgattgttaatgtttttttcccAAGCAGTTTTATTCCATCACATTCAGTCTTTAATATATTACCTTTAATCAtgtcaaaaacgtaaaatttcaaaaattcataagttTTAGTGccctaggttggtaataaccaatgatgaggaaaaatcttttatggattatcGTTTATGGGTtgattgttaatgtttttttcccaagcagttttattccatcactttcagtctttaatttattacctataatcatgtcaaaaacgtaaaactccaaaaattcattagttttagtgccctaagttggtaataaccaatgatggggaaaaatcttttatggattatcGTTTATGGGTTGATTGTTAATGTCTTTTTCCCAAGCAGTTTTATTCCATCACTTTcagtctttaatttattacctataatCATGTCAAAAACGTAAAACTCCAAAAATTCATTTGTTTTAGTGccctaggttggtaataaccaatgataaggaaaaatcttttatggatCATCGTTTATGGGTtgattgttaatgtttttttcccaagcagttttattccatcacttttagtctttaatttattacctataatcatgtcaaaaacgtaaaactccaaaaattcattagttttagtgccctaagttggtaataaccaatgatggggaaaaatcttttatggattatcGTTTATGGGTTGATTGTTAATGTCTTTTTCCCAAGCAGTTTTATTCCATCACTTTcagtctttaatttattacctataatcatgtcaaaaacgtaaaactccaaaaattcattagttttagtgccctaagttggtaataaccaatgatggggaaaaatcttttatggattatcGTTTATGGGTTGATTGTTCATGTTTTTTTCCCAAGCAGTTttattccatcacttttagtctttaatttattatctataatcatgtcaaaaacgtaaaattccaaaaatttataagtATTAGTGCCCTAGGTTGATAATAACCAATGATggggaaaaatcttttatggattatcGTTTATGGGTtgattgttaatatttttttcccaagcagttttattccatcactttcagtctttaatttattacctataatcatgtcaaaaacgtaaaattccaaaaatttataagtATTAGTGCCCTAGGTTGATAATAACCAATGATggggaaaaatcttttatggattatcGTTTATGGGTtgattgttaatatttttttcccaagcagttttattccatcactttcagtctttaatttattacctataatcatgtcaaaaacgtaaaattccaaaaatttataagtATTAGTGCCCTAGGTTGATAATAACCAATGATggggaaaaatcttttatggattatcGTTTATGGGTtgattgttaatatttttttcccaagcagttttattccatcactttcagtctttaatttattacctataatcatgtcaaaaacgtaaaattccaaaaatttataagtATTAGTGCCCTAGGTTGATAATAACCAATGATggggaaaaatcttttatggattatcGTTTATGGGTtgattgttaatatttttttcccaagcagttttattccatcactttcagtctttaatttattacctataatcatgtcaaaaacgtaaaattccaaaaatttataagtATTAGTGCCCTAGGTTGATAATAACCAATGATggggaaaaatcttttatggattatcGTTTATGGGTtgattgttaatatttttttcccaagcagttttattccatcactttcagtctttaatttattacctataatcatgtcaaaaacgtaaaattccaaaaatttataagtATTAGTGCCCTAGGTTGATAATAACCAATGATggggaaaaatcttttatggattatcGTTTATGGGTtgattgttaatatttttttcccaagcagttttattccatcactttcagtctttaatttattacctttaATCATGTCAAAAACGTAAAACTCCAAAAATTCATAAGTTTTAATGCCCTAGGTTGATAATAACCAATGATggggaaaaatcttttatggattatcGTTTATGGGTtgattgttaatatttttttcccaagcagttttattccatcactttcagtctttaatttattacctataatcatgtcaaaaacgtaaaattccaaaaatttataagtATTAGTGCCCTAGGTTGATAATAACCAATGATggggaaaaatcttttatggattatcGTTTATGGGTtgattgttaatatttttttcccaagcagttttattccatcactttcagtctttaatttattacctataatcatgtcaaaaacgtaaaattccaaaaatttataagtATTAGTGCCCTAGGTTGATAATAACCAATGATggggaaaaatcttttatggattatcGTTTATGGGTtgattgttaatatttttttcccaagcagttttattccatcactttcagtctttaatttattacctttaATCATGTCAAAAACGTAAAACTCCAAAAATTCATAAGTTTTAATGCCCTAGGTTGATAATAACCAATGATggggaaaaatcttttatggattatcGTTTATGGGTTGATTGTCAATGTTTTTTTCCCAAGCAGTTTTATTCCATCACTTTcagtctttaatttattacctataatCATGTCAAAAACGTAAATCTCCAAAAATTCATAAGTTTTAGTGCCCTAGATTGGTAATAACCAATGATGgagaaaaatcttttatggaaTATCGTTTATGGGTtgattgttaatgttttttttcccaagcagttttattccatcgctttcagtctttaatttattacctataatcatttcaaaaccgtaaaactccaaaaatggacatctttaaaaatattctggAAATCTTTATAACTATCTAGAAAACGTTTAAACACTATTTGATAATTATAGATACCATTAGACAGCTTCTGGACACTTTTGGACATCTTTAAAGTCCCCTAGTTCATTACtagaagtagaactaacactagacctagaactagaaacattcgggtttagccgtcttgagagacgaacggctaaagccgaatgattctagttctaggtcgactattagttctagtgacagtctTAAGTAGCGCTAGATTGtatgttgttattgaattaaaacagtCGTTGGAAGATTGCAACTCAAGTTCCTTTAAATGTTTAAGAAGACTTGTTAGATTGTATGGAAATGTTTTATCCGCCATAGAAATGAACGTTTCTTTCTTATCAAGTTTAACTAGAATTTGTTAAATGATATGCTCGATTCGTAACTAATTCAGTACAGGAAATTTTGAGTTGTggttttctttgtaaatagtTTGCTCTAGGTTACTCCATACatatatctttattttatagaGACAACTTGATACGTTTTGCGTTTTCGTGCCTAATTAACGTGGTCCTATTTGTTAGGATTTGATTTCGTTCTGGTTCGGGTGGTCCTTGTGTACAATTCCCAGCTAAATAGAGCGTTTCGAAATCGAACTGGTACCGCGTTAATGTACGCGTGAATTATTCATAGAGTAACACTACTAGAAAAGCGAACACCAGAAACGTTGAGAGCTAGAAAAGCGAGCACTAATCAAAGCGAATGGTAGCACTGAAATAACTagaaattctattttattcgTATAATTGTGTGATGTTGGTATCGATTTCAATACAATACGGTTTCCTTATTAGTAATTGTTGAAAAAGTCAATTAATAGTATTCGCTAGATGGCGCTTTTGAATTTAAATCCTGATATATTGTTTGAATCGaaacattttggttttaagaTAAATGAATTTGTGGGGAGAATGTTTCGATGATCTTTGCTATTAATCATCTTAGAAAGTTCTTGGGGTGACGTCGACGTTTGCAAATGTAGTGAGAATTTCGCCtgaataaagttaaattagaaaattattgattgttgggacaaatatgaaaaaaaacattatttttataaaaaaatatacaacttctTATAAACGAATTACTTATAAAGaagtataatttaattttgaattataaataatcataattttttaatatttatatgaaATGAAGTAAAACAAATCACTTAAATTTGATTTACCATTAAATTctactttaataaatcaaagtaATACGTTAATAACCGTGTAATAGGCTATAAAAAACAACGAACCTGTATATTTAATCGGAATAATAAAGCATTCTTCTGTTGCAAGGACTGCTTGTATACAGTTCTTTTATACATACCATATAAATGATGTCTTTAACATTaaagaattatattttttctgcCTTTATCTTCGTGATATGCTTGATAGCCGCAATACATGGTGATGAggtaaataatacaaataagtaagataaataattaatttttataaaaaaaaactaggaTACATCAACAAACGATGAaacaataactaaaaatgataaatcaTCGGAAAGCGAAGAACAACAAAGGATGTTGAATAACATAGTTGAGGTTGGTGGTATTTCTTTGTTAAGTGAGATAAtcagaattttattaaacacttTAGGGAGCCGTAAATTTGGCAAAATCGGTGTCTAAAGCCGCTAATACTGCAAAAGGGGTAGCTGATATGGTTAAAAACGTATTAGGAAATCAATCTGGAGATGATGATTCAGACGAAAAATCACCTTTGGAGATGATGGGTCCGTTGATATCTTTACTTAGTCAACAATAGTttcactaaataaattttaataattttcccataatttttttttaatactttgcCGAGGGGCTACAATTATGGCCGTTAAGCATAAACTATTATCAACCTTACTTAATATTCCCACCacttataataaaatatcgcGATTTTGACTATTACACTACTACTATGGTAGAGAAGACATATTTTCGTTAAACATGAGGCactaaaattctttaaaaattaaaattccgTGTTTTTTATAAGACGCTCTATCttcgacaaaaaaaaaaaagaacgatttctcctcaaatcgccgaggtcgcttgcgggcgaggcgccaGAGTCCTTTAAACCTGATGATTTCGTGTTGATACATTAAATCTAGCTCCTCgcccgcaaacgacctcggcgatGTTAGATGATACGTACAACACTTGCTTAAACAATGGCTTATcatcacttcgccgaggtcgcttgcgggcgaggcg from Onthophagus taurus isolate NC chromosome 5, IU_Otau_3.0, whole genome shotgun sequence harbors:
- the LOC139429886 gene encoding uncharacterized protein; translated protein: MMSLTLKNYIFSAFIFVICLIAAIHGDEDTSTNDETITKNDKSSESEEQQRMLNNIVEGAVNLAKSVSKAANTAKGVADMVKNVLGNQSGDDDSDEKSPLEMMGPLISLLSQQ